One Thermoplasmata archaeon DNA segment encodes these proteins:
- a CDS encoding DUF5611 family protein: MQRYPVRATHRRNLEGTSLAGILQAHFEGVVADGDSVTARWGAIERLTARGEGRELQIDLSMNPKVPEAVARETIARYNRFLEEATGYSAKERARRARKPASGPGD; the protein is encoded by the coding sequence GTGCAGCGCTATCCCGTCCGGGCGACGCATCGGCGCAACCTCGAGGGCACCTCGCTCGCCGGCATCCTCCAAGCGCACTTCGAGGGCGTCGTCGCCGACGGGGACTCGGTCACCGCTCGCTGGGGAGCGATCGAGCGGCTCACGGCCCGCGGGGAAGGCCGCGAGCTCCAGATCGATCTCTCGATGAACCCGAAGGTGCCCGAGGCGGTCGCCCGCGAGACGATCGCCCGCTACAACCGGTTCCTGGAAGAGGCCACGGGCTACAGCGCGAAGGAACGGGCCCGCCGCGCGCGCAAGCCGGCGAGCGGCCCCGGGGACTAG
- a CDS encoding site-2 protease family protein: protein MSAPAGPLPSSGAASELDRLRALVSTYLPVYETRLGPQSVVFAVHVDPATLEARFDALRQELWTRRYVPILRRQGGEEFVEVVRRPTIRPFQGWVNIVLLAGTIATTTFAGSLIWLAYVGGSALGWSDLAWGSLFFGLPVMTILGVHELAHYLVARRHHVEASLPYFIPVPPPFLFGTFGAFISIREPFPDKKALFDIGAAGPIAGFAASIPIALAGLYLSIHAPVLPLTYCGPSILGVSYGNLLIGTPLFWYALSLFFPPSVVSLSPLALAGWVGLLVTAINLLPAGQLDGGHVFRALFGDRSRYVSYAVVALLFGIGLLYYAGWLFFGILILVLGARHPPPLNDLSPLDWKRYALGAFVAGVLISGFVLTPIATPPGLIALQTPSTTYPTPPAGAAVAANLSLLVVNQDPIEHGFVVATSVANVSVGNASAPTYLTGAALSAWAANSTWVFHLPSGRTVTLGGGSVSLPSADYFALNGTGRPNSGVVSVTFSNSERAVGALIDWTVSEFCAPAGGGSASTTFTLAWP from the coding sequence GTGAGCGCTCCCGCCGGGCCGCTGCCCAGCTCGGGTGCGGCCAGCGAGCTCGATCGCCTGCGGGCCCTCGTGAGCACGTACCTCCCGGTCTACGAGACGCGACTCGGGCCGCAGTCCGTCGTCTTCGCCGTCCACGTGGACCCGGCCACGCTCGAAGCGAGATTCGACGCGCTGCGCCAGGAGCTGTGGACCCGGCGCTACGTCCCGATCCTCCGGCGCCAGGGGGGTGAGGAGTTCGTCGAGGTCGTGCGCCGCCCGACGATCCGCCCGTTCCAGGGGTGGGTCAACATCGTTCTGCTCGCGGGCACGATCGCGACCACGACGTTCGCCGGCTCGCTGATCTGGCTGGCCTACGTCGGGGGGAGCGCGCTGGGCTGGAGCGACCTCGCCTGGGGCTCGCTCTTCTTCGGCCTGCCCGTGATGACGATCCTGGGGGTCCACGAGCTCGCGCACTACCTGGTCGCGCGGCGCCATCATGTCGAGGCGTCGCTGCCGTACTTCATCCCGGTCCCGCCGCCGTTCCTGTTCGGGACATTCGGCGCGTTCATCAGCATCCGCGAGCCGTTCCCGGACAAGAAGGCCCTCTTCGACATCGGAGCGGCCGGTCCGATCGCGGGGTTCGCCGCCTCGATCCCGATCGCCCTCGCCGGGCTGTACCTGAGCATCCACGCCCCCGTGCTCCCGCTCACCTACTGCGGGCCATCGATCCTGGGCGTCAGCTACGGCAACCTGCTGATCGGCACGCCGCTGTTCTGGTACGCGCTGTCGCTGTTCTTTCCCCCGTCGGTGGTGAGCCTGTCGCCCCTCGCGCTCGCGGGGTGGGTCGGTCTGCTCGTCACCGCGATCAACCTGTTGCCCGCGGGGCAGCTCGATGGCGGGCACGTCTTCCGCGCGCTCTTCGGCGACCGCTCCCGCTACGTGAGCTACGCGGTCGTCGCGCTGCTGTTCGGGATCGGGCTGCTCTACTACGCCGGCTGGCTGTTCTTCGGGATCCTGATCCTCGTCCTCGGTGCCCGACACCCTCCGCCGCTCAACGACCTGAGCCCGCTCGACTGGAAGCGCTACGCGCTCGGCGCGTTCGTCGCGGGGGTCCTCATCTCCGGCTTCGTCCTCACGCCGATCGCGACGCCCCCGGGACTGATCGCGCTCCAGACCCCATCGACGACCTACCCGACGCCGCCGGCCGGCGCGGCGGTCGCGGCGAACCTGTCGCTCCTCGTGGTCAACCAGGACCCGATCGAGCACGGCTTCGTGGTCGCGACCTCGGTCGCGAACGTCTCGGTGGGCAACGCGAGCGCGCCGACCTACCTCACGGGCGCCGCGCTCTCGGCCTGGGCGGCCAACTCGACCTGGGTATTCCATCTGCCGAGCGGCCGCACTGTGACGCTGGGCGGCGGCTCGGTCTCGCTCCCCAGCGCGGACTACTTCGCGCTCAACGGCACGGGTCGGCCGAACTCGGGCGTCGTCAGCGTCACCTTCTCCAACAGCGAGCGGGCGGTCGGCGCCCTGATCGACTGGACCGTCTCGGAGTTCTGCGCGCCCGCGGGCGGCGGCTCGGCGAGCACGACCTTCACGCTGGCCTGGCCGTAG
- a CDS encoding DNA methyltransferase: MIPIVVEISGEAPELAAAEAVAAAEVLGGRATPGMREEREGLVAVDVPDRAAASSLAARLGLARRVLAPLGRAGEVVDRLREEGRTGRSAAVRRLGRPSSGERDAGVRCAGAAYVDGGGRIDLEAPARRFWLAAPDALGDRLFEEVGAVDRRSTGARRMTSLPFQRPVSLAPRFARALANLARVRSGDRVVDPFVGTGALLAEAALLGARIFGCDRDPQMVRGALRNFSHLGVSAEALAVGDAGRVELGAPGASFDALLTDPPYGRSSSTGGEGDAVIERVLPRWADRVRPGGRVVVVVPRPIAPPGPGWESRLAVPVRVHRSLTREFRVFERSGPTARPA; encoded by the coding sequence ATGATCCCGATCGTCGTCGAGATCTCCGGCGAGGCGCCGGAGCTCGCCGCGGCGGAGGCCGTCGCGGCCGCCGAGGTGCTGGGGGGGCGCGCGACCCCCGGCATGAGAGAGGAACGTGAGGGGCTCGTCGCGGTCGACGTTCCGGATCGGGCGGCCGCGAGCTCGCTCGCGGCGCGACTGGGGCTCGCGCGACGGGTCCTCGCACCGCTCGGCAGAGCCGGCGAGGTCGTCGACCGCCTGCGGGAGGAGGGCCGGACGGGTCGCTCGGCCGCCGTGCGCCGACTCGGTCGACCCTCCTCCGGGGAGCGCGATGCCGGCGTCCGGTGCGCCGGGGCGGCCTACGTGGACGGGGGCGGGAGGATCGATCTCGAGGCCCCGGCGCGCCGGTTCTGGCTCGCGGCGCCCGACGCGCTCGGCGACCGCCTCTTCGAGGAGGTCGGAGCCGTGGACCGCCGGTCGACCGGTGCGCGGCGCATGACGTCGCTGCCGTTCCAGCGGCCGGTCTCGCTCGCCCCCCGGTTCGCACGGGCGCTCGCGAACCTCGCCCGGGTCCGCTCCGGTGACCGGGTCGTCGACCCGTTCGTCGGCACCGGAGCGCTCCTCGCCGAGGCAGCCCTGCTCGGAGCCCGGATCTTCGGCTGCGACCGGGACCCCCAGATGGTGCGCGGGGCGCTGCGCAACTTCAGCCACCTCGGGGTGAGTGCCGAGGCGCTCGCGGTCGGCGACGCGGGCCGCGTGGAGCTCGGCGCGCCGGGGGCCTCGTTCGACGCTCTGCTGACCGATCCCCCGTACGGCCGCTCGTCCAGCACGGGGGGCGAGGGCGATGCGGTGATCGAACGCGTGCTGCCACGCTGGGCCGACCGCGTGCGTCCCGGCGGCCGGGTCGTGGTCGTGGTGCCCCGGCCGATCGCCCCGCCGGGGCCGGGCTGGGAGAGCCGTCTCGCCGTGCCGGTCCGGGTCCACCGGAGCCTGACCCGGGAGTTCCGCGTCTTCGAGCGGAGCGGCCCTACGGCCAGGCCAGCGTGA
- a CDS encoding pantetheine-phosphate adenylyltransferase, with protein MTVAGRVVLGGTFDHLHAGHEALLATAFRTGARVAIGLTTPAYLTAHPKPTAEGVQPYPVRRRALARWLAARYPRARWEIRPISDRFGGSIDDGVAALVVSADTLQGGRAVNAERRRRGRGAVPIRVVPLALADDLEPISSRRIRADEIDRNGRRRARIRVAVDARRPDDRHAAEEGLRRAFRRAVFVGPRVARGSAAPELRLRITRSGSSRVRLRLASRRVRLAPVVVRARTPAELQRAVARLVRPPASARGGRTGRVARTA; from the coding sequence GTGACCGTCGCGGGCCGGGTCGTGCTCGGCGGCACGTTCGACCACCTGCACGCCGGGCACGAGGCCCTCCTCGCGACGGCGTTCCGCACGGGGGCCCGCGTCGCCATCGGCCTGACGACCCCGGCCTACCTCACCGCCCACCCGAAGCCAACGGCGGAGGGTGTGCAACCGTACCCGGTCCGGCGTCGGGCGCTCGCCCGGTGGCTCGCGGCGCGCTATCCGCGCGCGCGCTGGGAGATCCGTCCGATCTCGGATCGGTTCGGCGGCTCGATCGACGACGGGGTCGCCGCGCTCGTGGTGTCGGCGGACACGCTCCAGGGTGGGCGGGCCGTCAACGCCGAGCGACGCCGACGGGGACGCGGCGCGGTGCCGATCCGGGTGGTGCCCCTCGCGCTCGCCGACGATCTCGAACCGATCAGTTCCCGCCGCATCCGCGCGGACGAGATCGATCGGAACGGCCGTCGCCGCGCTCGGATCCGCGTGGCCGTCGACGCGCGACGGCCGGACGACCGGCACGCGGCCGAGGAGGGGCTACGTCGCGCCTTCCGCCGCGCCGTGTTCGTCGGACCCCGCGTCGCACGGGGGTCCGCGGCCCCCGAGCTCCGACTGCGGATCACCCGGTCGGGATCGTCGCGGGTTCGGCTGCGCCTCGCCAGCCGGCGCGTGCGCCTCGCCCCCGTGGTCGTCCGCGCGCGCACGCCCGCCGAGCTGCAAAGGGCCGTCGCGCGCCTGGTTCGGCCCCCGGCGTCGGCTCGGGGTGGCCGCACGGGGCGCGTCGCGCGAACCGCTTAA
- a CDS encoding DUF2116 family Zn-ribbon domain-containing protein, which yields MPEDDHRHCKVCGKVCDPDEEVCSKACRAKRAAQLRTRQMYTYVLYGAMALILIVFLVTYH from the coding sequence GTGCCCGAGGACGACCATCGCCACTGCAAGGTCTGCGGGAAGGTCTGCGACCCCGACGAGGAGGTCTGCAGCAAGGCCTGCCGGGCGAAGCGGGCGGCGCAGCTCCGGACGCGGCAGATGTACACGTACGTCCTCTACGGCGCGATGGCGCTCATCCTGATCGTCTTCCTCGTCACGTACCATTAG